The genomic DNA ATGGTACCAACGGTAGATCTTGGAGATTTTGAAGTGGTTTTTTGTTCTATGGCAATTACAGGAGACAAGCCATCTATCTTATCAACATCTGGGCGTTCTAAACCTCCCAAAAATTGTCTTGCATAGGCAGAAAACGTTTCAATATATCGTCTTTGTCCTTCTGCATAAATGGTATCGAATGCCAATGATGATTTGCCACTACCAGATAGACCGGTAATAACGACCAATTTATCTCTAGGTATGGTAACATCTATATTTTTAAGGTTATGAACGCGTGCGCCCTTGACCTCTATGTTTTCTTCAAAATTAATCATGTATTCACAGCAAAGTTGCAAAAGTACGATTTTGAGTGCGAATTACATACGTTACCTTTTAGTTTGAAATGCTATAATCTCTTTAATTTTTAATGCAATACGTATATGATGTTATTTATTCATGAAGAACGAGCAAGGGTACAGATGATTGATGGTTTAATTGTGATTTGGAAGGATTGAAAAATAATTGCTGGAACAGATTTATATTTTTTGCTGCCATGGTAAGCATTTCAACACTATTGTCAGTCAGATAGGTGGTAATGGTTTCTTTAATGTTCAATCCTTGAATTTCTTTGAAGCAATGAAAACCTGTAAACATTTCCTTTAAATAATCATGCAAGTAAGCTTTGTTGGCAATTTGGGTGTTTGAGAAGTTTGTTTTTGCCTGCGTAACATGAACCACGTCTAAGGTCGCATTTGATATTTGTAAAACTTCGGTCAAAGATTTAAGAATGGGGTAGGTGTAGAAAATGTTATAATCTGTTGGAAACCCAATTTTGCTTGGTTTTTTGATAGAAACTTTGTCTGATACCACCAATACATTGCATGGTACTTTTGTAATTACATTTACTGTATTGCGGCCAAAAATAGTGTGTTCATAATTTGAAGTGCCTTTTGCACCCATAATAATAAGGTCTATTTTTTTTTCGTCCACGGTTTTTTTAATGATGTCGGTAAAGTTGCCATAATCTCTTAAAGTGATAAACTGATGTAAAAAGTTAGACTTTAATTGTGCTAATTGATCAAAAAAGAGATTCAGTTTTTTATGTATGGGTAATGATGTACCTATACTATTTTTATTGACAGATTTGTCACTTAATTCTTCAACATATAGTACATAAAAGGTGCATTGGTCATAGCCATACAGGCATGCGGCATATTTTAGCGCATTCCAAGAATTTGCCGAGAAATCAGTAGGAATTAATATGTGTTTCATTCATAAGGCTTACTCGTCAAAAGTAATCCCATATTAAATGCTGGTAAATGATATTTATCAGATTTGAATTAATTTACATATTGTAAGGCCTTTAACTCTATAATTTGAATGTTTCTACCTTCAATAACAATGAGTCCTTCTTTTTTAAAACCAGATAATGTACGTATTAAACTCTCTGTAGCTATGCCGGCAACACTTGCCAAATCATTCCTAGAAATTCGTATGGGTTCATTGGGTTTGGTATTCATTAACTCGGCAAATTGGAGTAAGGTCTGCGCCGTTTTTCTTCGAACGGAGCTATAGGCCATTTGTAATAATTGGGCTTTGATCATCGAAATGTTTTCAGACAACAACTCCATTAATTCCATAGAGATGTTCTTGTTCTCATTCAGTATTGTTTTGAGGTTATCTTTAGAAATCCCTGCAAGTTCTACCGTTTCTAAAGCCGTGGCAGTCTCTTGGTACGGTACGTTATTTAAAAAAGAGGTGAAACCTAAGAAGTCATCTGCCTTAGA from Maribacter dokdonensis DSW-8 includes the following:
- a CDS encoding universal stress protein — protein: MKHILIPTDFSANSWNALKYAACLYGYDQCTFYVLYVEELSDKSVNKNSIGTSLPIHKKLNLFFDQLAQLKSNFLHQFITLRDYGNFTDIIKKTVDEKKIDLIIMGAKGTSNYEHTIFGRNTVNVITKVPCNVLVVSDKVSIKKPSKIGFPTDYNIFYTYPILKSLTEVLQISNATLDVVHVTQAKTNFSNTQIANKAYLHDYLKEMFTGFHCFKEIQGLNIKETITTYLTDNSVEMLTMAAKNINLFQQLFFNPSKSQLNHQSSVPLLVLHE